In a single window of the Zea mays cultivar B73 chromosome 5, Zm-B73-REFERENCE-NAM-5.0, whole genome shotgun sequence genome:
- the LOC118472121 gene encoding LOB domain-containing protein 13, whose product MPTYGMPPPDFALPMPMLAPPPPPPPPSQFPMGFQTPPASVAAPGDGSGQDDTTNSWVNTIFNTQSPAGGGGYSNHPDDGYD is encoded by the exons atgccgacatatgggatgccgcctccggactttgcactgccaatgccaatgttggcgcctccacctccgcctccgcctccgtcacaattccctatg ggatttcagacaccacccgcttcagttgccgcacctggagatgggtctggtcaggACGACACAACAAATTCGTGGGTGAACACCAttttcaacacgcagagtccagccggaggaggtggctactcgaaccatccagacgatggatatgattga